Proteins from a genomic interval of Sinobacterium caligoides:
- a CDS encoding serine dehydratase subunit alpha family protein, translated as MNSQWQQYQDIINAVVKPALGCTEPVSAAYAAAVAAEMLNGKVDSLSVQVSDNLFKNSMGVFVPGTGKIGLAIAAAVGALAGDANADLAVLEKINKDQVAEAQALIDSGNVAVSRTIVDEFIYCYVEARSGDNIATVKVSGGHTKVVEKTLNGEITFQADESTEAVSTASICEGVDISVEGIYDYALNADFDDIKFILESAELNSRLSEEGLKNEYGLQVGRTIEQSIAKGLMAADLGNTMTMASAAASDARMGGASLPAMSNYGSGNQGIAATMPLVIAAKHHNSGDEKLARSLIMSHLGAIYIKSHYPPLSPYCGNTVTSAAASMGLVYLAGGSFAQSCSAIQNVLSDCSGMVCDGAKSTCAMKVKTSTRSAFMSSLLAMNSIEAHDQGIVAHEVEQSIRNVGQLVTLGMSSTDTAIINIMAS; from the coding sequence ATGAACAGTCAATGGCAACAATATCAAGACATCATCAACGCTGTTGTAAAGCCCGCACTAGGCTGCACCGAGCCAGTTTCAGCAGCTTACGCCGCAGCAGTAGCCGCCGAAATGCTAAACGGCAAGGTCGATAGCCTTTCTGTGCAGGTCTCCGACAACCTCTTCAAAAACTCAATGGGCGTTTTCGTTCCGGGCACAGGGAAGATAGGGCTAGCTATTGCCGCAGCCGTTGGCGCACTGGCAGGCGATGCAAATGCCGACTTAGCCGTGCTCGAAAAGATCAATAAAGATCAGGTCGCAGAAGCACAAGCGCTTATCGATTCAGGTAACGTTGCCGTTAGCCGTACAATTGTTGACGAATTTATCTACTGCTACGTAGAAGCACGCTCTGGTGATAATATTGCCACCGTTAAAGTCAGTGGCGGCCACACAAAAGTTGTCGAAAAGACATTAAACGGTGAGATCACCTTCCAAGCAGATGAGAGCACCGAAGCCGTTTCAACTGCCTCCATCTGCGAAGGTGTCGACATCAGCGTTGAAGGTATCTACGACTACGCGCTTAACGCCGACTTCGATGATATTAAGTTCATTCTAGAGTCTGCAGAACTTAATAGCCGCCTCTCTGAAGAAGGCTTGAAAAATGAATACGGCCTGCAAGTTGGTCGTACCATCGAGCAAAGCATCGCCAAGGGACTAATGGCTGCGGACCTAGGCAACACTATGACCATGGCTTCTGCTGCTGCTTCTGACGCCCGCATGGGAGGCGCCAGCCTGCCTGCCATGAGCAACTACGGCAGTGGCAACCAAGGTATTGCCGCCACTATGCCACTAGTCATCGCCGCTAAGCACCACAACTCAGGTGACGAAAAATTAGCGCGCTCACTGATCATGAGCCATCTTGGTGCTATTTACATCAAGTCTCACTACCCTCCGCTGTCACCTTATTGCGGTAACACCGTAACTAGCGCTGCAGCCTCAATGGGCTTGGTATACTTAGCTGGTGGATCATTCGCTCAGTCATGCTCTGCTATTCAAAATGTCTTAAGCGATTGCTCAGGCATGGTCTGTGATGGCGCGAAATCAACCTGTGCGATGAAGGTTAAAACCTCTACACGCAGCGCCTTCATGAGCTCGCTACTCGCGATGAACTCAATTGAAGCACATGACCAAGGCATCGTTGCTCACGAAGTAGAACAGAGCATTCGTAACGTAGGTCAACTCGTTACCTTAGGAATGTCTAGCACTGATACGGCAATCATCAATATAATGGCATCCTAA
- a CDS encoding helix-turn-helix transcriptional regulator, which yields MRELSQGDFDILRATENIVDGIAAMYGEHTEVLLHSLDVRNPSIVKIANGHITGRAVGAPITNLALMKLNSGHDVSEAYLTKSPDGKTLRSITMIIRNAAQQAIGLLCINSNVDAPFQSVIKSLLPGLMTQNDKLPSPETFARSNDEMMQSSIETIRAKVMADDSISPSKKSREIVTQLYALGVFDLKDSAQIAANGLDISIHTVYRYLRELK from the coding sequence ATGCGCGAACTCAGCCAAGGAGATTTCGATATTCTAAGAGCCACCGAGAATATCGTCGACGGCATTGCCGCTATGTATGGTGAACATACAGAGGTACTCCTGCACAGTTTGGACGTCCGTAACCCCTCCATTGTAAAAATTGCTAACGGCCATATCACCGGGCGCGCTGTTGGCGCACCGATTACCAACTTAGCTTTAATGAAACTAAACAGTGGCCACGACGTCTCTGAGGCCTACCTGACCAAAAGCCCTGACGGCAAAACGCTGCGCTCAATCACCATGATTATTCGCAATGCCGCACAACAAGCCATCGGCTTGCTCTGCATTAATTCAAATGTTGATGCCCCCTTCCAGTCAGTCATCAAAAGCCTTTTACCAGGCCTGATGACACAAAACGATAAACTCCCTTCACCTGAGACTTTTGCTCGTAGTAACGACGAGATGATGCAGAGCTCTATTGAGACCATCCGAGCCAAAGTCATGGCAGACGACAGTATATCGCCATCAAAGAAAAGCCGAGAAATCGTTACTCAGCTATATGCTCTTGGTGTTTTTGACCTAAAAGATAGCGCTCAAATAGCCGCCAATGGCCTCGATATCTCTATTCATACTGTTTACCGCTATCTGCGTGAGCTTAAATAA
- the lysM gene encoding peptidoglycan-binding protein LysM, which translates to MGLLDFTKSIGEKIFGSEDEAPEKITQHIEANNPGIDSLDISVKDAVATVSGVASSAASKEKAILMAGNIQGIERVVDNVTIHGSELSTSSEVPGQPVENTAPAATFYIVESGDSLWKIAEKQLGNGARHDEIFAANAEVIVDANKIYPGQKLRIPA; encoded by the coding sequence ATGGGACTTTTAGATTTCACCAAGAGTATCGGCGAGAAAATCTTTGGCTCGGAGGATGAAGCTCCTGAGAAAATAACTCAGCATATCGAAGCTAACAACCCCGGTATCGACAGCCTCGATATCAGTGTCAAAGATGCCGTCGCTACCGTTTCCGGCGTTGCATCTTCAGCTGCATCCAAAGAGAAAGCAATATTAATGGCTGGGAACATACAAGGTATTGAGCGGGTCGTTGATAATGTCACTATCCATGGCAGTGAGCTAAGCACCAGCAGCGAAGTTCCAGGTCAGCCTGTTGAGAATACTGCTCCTGCAGCGACCTTCTACATTGTAGAGTCTGGTGACAGCCTCTGGAAGATTGCTGAGAAGCAACTCGGCAATGGCGCTAGACACGACGAAATATTTGCCGCCAACGCGGAAGTTATTGTCGACGCCAATAAAATCTATCCCGGTCAAAAGCTACGAATTCCCGCCTAG
- the chrA gene encoding chromate efflux transporter, whose protein sequence is MSRVVEIFWRFLFLGCVSFGGPAAHIGYFNRVFVGKLKWLDEASYVSLVALSQFLPGPGSSQVGFAIGFRRAGLMGGVAAFLGFTLPSFILLYLLATTVTDKLDVVMIAGVIHGLKLLAVVVVADATLTMFRAFCRDRIAIILALLMAVSLLFLQSLWVQVGGLMLAAIVGMFCWRGSVENSMGALRGSFKWWPLLLFLLLLLALPLLAFSWAEIVSPFYRAGSFVFGGGHVVLPLLQQAMGEAVPTDRLLLSYAAAQAVPGPMFSLAAFLGAEISPSHPLQGALLATIGVFLPGFLLLLSLESGWQVLAAKPRVAGAVWGVNAAVVGLLMAALYQPVFVSAVLSGLDMVVVILGFCALRVIKLPIVLLVVLAAALGGLLV, encoded by the coding sequence ATGAGTAGAGTTGTGGAGATTTTTTGGCGCTTTTTGTTTCTTGGTTGCGTCAGCTTTGGGGGCCCCGCGGCGCATATTGGTTATTTTAATAGGGTATTTGTTGGAAAGCTGAAGTGGTTGGATGAAGCTTCATATGTGAGCTTGGTTGCATTGAGTCAGTTCCTGCCAGGGCCTGGTTCCAGTCAAGTGGGGTTTGCGATCGGTTTTCGCCGTGCCGGTCTCATGGGTGGGGTAGCGGCCTTTCTTGGTTTTACTCTGCCTTCATTTATCTTACTTTATCTATTGGCAACGACAGTGACTGATAAGCTTGATGTTGTGATGATAGCAGGCGTGATTCACGGCCTTAAGTTGTTGGCGGTGGTGGTCGTAGCAGATGCAACGCTGACAATGTTTCGTGCTTTTTGCCGCGACCGTATAGCGATTATCTTGGCGCTATTAATGGCTGTTTCGTTGCTTTTCTTGCAGAGCTTGTGGGTGCAGGTTGGGGGGTTGATGTTAGCTGCTATTGTCGGCATGTTTTGCTGGCGTGGTAGTGTCGAGAACTCAATGGGGGCGTTACGCGGCTCTTTTAAATGGTGGCCTCTACTATTGTTTTTACTGTTATTATTAGCGCTACCGCTGCTGGCCTTTTCCTGGGCGGAAATAGTGTCCCCTTTCTATCGCGCAGGCAGTTTCGTCTTTGGTGGTGGGCATGTTGTCTTACCATTACTCCAGCAGGCAATGGGTGAGGCTGTGCCGACTGATCGGCTGTTGTTAAGTTACGCTGCAGCGCAGGCTGTCCCTGGGCCGATGTTTTCGTTGGCCGCTTTTCTAGGTGCTGAGATATCACCGTCACATCCGTTACAAGGAGCGTTGCTTGCGACAATTGGGGTGTTCTTGCCTGGTTTTCTGCTCTTGCTGAGTCTTGAGAGTGGGTGGCAGGTGCTCGCTGCGAAACCAAGAGTGGCTGGTGCGGTATGGGGGGTAAATGCTGCGGTGGTTGGTTTGTTAATGGCGGCGCTGTATCAGCCGGTGTTTGTTAGTGCAGTTTTGTCTGGGTTAGATATGGTGGTTGTAATATTGGGCTTCTGCGCTCTTAGGGTGATAAAACTCCCCATCGTGTTGCTTGTGGTGTTAGCGGCTGCTCTTGGAGGGCTATTAGTCTAA
- a CDS encoding DksA/TraR family C4-type zinc finger protein yields the protein MASGWAKDGAVQEQIDASIEDAVQHARDQLAHGESLSHCEECGVTIPIARRQAVPGTRLCINCQAQVDEQTTTTSGYNRRGSKDSQLR from the coding sequence ATGGCTAGCGGCTGGGCTAAAGACGGCGCAGTACAAGAGCAGATCGACGCCAGTATTGAGGATGCCGTACAACATGCACGCGATCAGCTAGCTCACGGGGAAAGCTTAAGCCACTGCGAAGAGTGTGGCGTAACAATCCCTATTGCTCGGCGCCAGGCCGTGCCTGGAACTAGGCTTTGCATTAACTGCCAAGCACAAGTCGACGAACAAACTACAACAACAAGTGGTTACAATAGGCGAGGCAGTAAAGATAGCCAACTCAGATAA
- a CDS encoding cytochrome P450, protein MSKYIDLLDVEALPRRKAIFAKMRNEDPIYYFDTEIFKTWFVTDYDNVSRLLHDKRLSNSNTINHLNEAPPEEQEALSSLRRYMEKSLPEASDQRHKVIQSFFLQYFSPKVISGLRSKIELLVDELISDLDVYSEINFSKEFCFTLPIMVIAEILGVPKTDLEKIYSWSRDLIAVFHPYDYRGYLTGQKAMLAMVDYCKGLMLSGDLSAGCLLAALKCEIDSGSISEEEALVNCANILFAGHETTASVLAKGLLMFSKNPEQWYLLRQDSSLMPGAIEELMRTCGLGWLMRSAKVGFEFNGHYFNKGDRVILSPGIANHDEKYFHQPEVFNIKRASEVQHLSFGKGKHYCLGASLARLELEVAFGKILQSFPDMKIDHQGVEIGVVLFLQYAGIYNLPVTLCPDNNS, encoded by the coding sequence TTGAGTAAATATATCGATCTGCTGGATGTAGAAGCCTTACCGCGCCGCAAAGCGATTTTTGCAAAAATGCGCAATGAAGATCCTATTTATTATTTTGATACAGAGATATTTAAAACCTGGTTTGTCACGGACTATGATAATGTCTCTCGTTTATTGCACGATAAGCGTCTGTCAAATTCTAATACGATAAATCACCTGAACGAGGCGCCCCCTGAGGAACAGGAGGCGTTGAGTTCCTTGCGTCGTTATATGGAAAAGTCGTTGCCAGAAGCGAGCGATCAGCGCCATAAGGTGATTCAAAGTTTTTTCCTGCAGTATTTTTCCCCAAAAGTTATCTCGGGCTTACGGAGTAAAATTGAGCTGTTGGTGGACGAGCTTATTTCCGACCTTGATGTTTACTCCGAGATAAATTTTAGTAAAGAGTTTTGTTTCACGTTGCCAATAATGGTCATTGCTGAGATTTTAGGGGTTCCGAAGACTGATTTAGAAAAAATTTACTCTTGGTCTAGGGACTTGATTGCGGTATTCCACCCTTATGATTATCGTGGCTATTTGACAGGCCAAAAAGCCATGTTGGCGATGGTTGATTACTGTAAGGGGTTGATGCTATCTGGTGATTTATCTGCAGGCTGTTTACTGGCAGCGTTAAAGTGCGAGATCGATAGCGGCAGTATCTCTGAAGAAGAGGCACTTGTTAACTGCGCTAATATTCTTTTTGCCGGTCATGAGACAACGGCAAGTGTTCTCGCAAAGGGGTTGTTAATGTTTTCGAAGAACCCTGAACAGTGGTACCTTCTGAGGCAGGACTCAAGCTTAATGCCTGGGGCAATAGAGGAGCTTATGAGGACTTGTGGCCTGGGTTGGCTAATGCGTTCAGCAAAGGTCGGCTTTGAGTTTAATGGACATTATTTTAATAAGGGCGATAGGGTTATTCTCTCCCCAGGCATTGCTAACCATGATGAGAAATATTTTCATCAGCCAGAGGTGTTCAATATTAAAAGAGCATCAGAGGTGCAGCACTTGAGCTTTGGCAAGGGAAAACATTACTGTTTGGGGGCTTCACTTGCACGATTAGAGCTGGAGGTTGCCTTTGGTAAGATTTTGCAGTCCTTTCCTGATATGAAGATTGATCACCAGGGTGTGGAAATTGGGGTCGTGTTATTCTTGCAGTATGCCGGAATTTATAATCTCCCGGTTACTCTCTGTCCAGATAATAATAGCTAA
- a CDS encoding M18 family aminopeptidase codes for MTQQQFNDGLLEFIDSSVTPFQAVTTMVDALVAAGFNRLDEGDSWQLERGRGYYITRNDSSIIAFRYGNKSELVHGVRMVGAHTDSPCLRVKPNPDLRKHGYLQLGVEVYGGALLNPWFDRDLSLAGRASLTNSEGRLISVMVDFKRAIAVIPSLAIHLDRDANSKRTVNKQTDIPPVLALIEEDDDLNFDGILSQQVELDNPGVKVGKILDWELSFYDTQPAAITGLKQQFVSAARLDNLLSCYTGLQSLLGAGEEVTSLLVCNDHEEVGSNSAAGAQGPMLKHLLQRLFPKPEDFARVIERSMMISADNAHAIHPNYSDKHDGNHGPKINAGPVIKINTNQRYATNSETAALYRHLSDQVGVPVQSFVVRSDMGCGSTIGPITATELGVRTMDIGVPTFGMHSIREMGGVEDAFGLSRVCKAFFDTENLPWC; via the coding sequence ATGACACAACAACAATTCAACGATGGGTTGTTAGAATTTATAGATAGTTCGGTGACACCATTTCAAGCAGTAACCACAATGGTTGATGCGTTGGTTGCTGCAGGTTTTAACCGTTTAGATGAGGGTGATAGTTGGCAGCTTGAGCGAGGCCGAGGCTATTATATTACGCGCAATGACTCATCTATCATCGCTTTCCGCTATGGCAATAAGAGTGAACTGGTGCATGGTGTGCGGATGGTCGGAGCACATACCGATAGTCCTTGTCTTCGTGTTAAGCCAAACCCTGATCTTCGTAAGCACGGATACTTGCAGCTAGGTGTTGAAGTTTATGGCGGCGCGCTGCTTAATCCATGGTTCGACCGTGACTTGTCTCTCGCTGGGCGAGCAAGTCTGACTAACAGTGAAGGTCGATTGATCTCAGTAATGGTCGATTTTAAGCGTGCTATCGCAGTGATTCCCAGTCTAGCGATCCACCTTGATCGTGATGCTAACAGTAAGCGTACGGTGAACAAGCAGACAGACATTCCGCCTGTGCTAGCGCTTATCGAAGAGGATGATGATCTCAACTTTGATGGTATATTAAGCCAGCAAGTTGAACTCGATAATCCAGGCGTGAAGGTTGGTAAGATCCTTGATTGGGAGTTAAGTTTTTACGATACGCAGCCGGCTGCTATCACTGGGTTAAAGCAACAGTTCGTTAGCGCAGCTCGCCTCGATAATCTATTGAGCTGTTATACCGGGCTTCAGAGCCTGTTGGGCGCAGGAGAAGAGGTGACGAGCTTGCTTGTCTGCAACGATCATGAAGAGGTTGGTAGCAACTCTGCAGCAGGCGCCCAAGGGCCGATGCTAAAGCACTTACTGCAGCGCCTGTTCCCAAAGCCTGAGGACTTTGCACGAGTCATTGAGCGCTCTATGATGATTTCTGCTGATAATGCTCACGCTATTCATCCTAACTACTCTGATAAGCATGATGGTAATCATGGACCAAAGATCAATGCGGGCCCGGTTATTAAGATTAATACTAACCAGCGCTATGCGACCAATAGCGAGACGGCAGCACTCTATCGTCATTTAAGTGATCAAGTTGGCGTGCCGGTGCAGAGCTTTGTGGTGCGTAGTGATATGGGCTGCGGTTCGACTATAGGCCCAATTACAGCCACTGAGCTTGGTGTGAGGACGATGGATATAGGGGTGCCGACTTTTGGTATGCACTCAATACGTGAGATGGGCGGTGTGGAAGATGCGTTTGGTTTGAGTCGTGTTTGTAAGGCGTTTTTTGATACAGAAAACTTGCCTTGGTGTTAG
- a CDS encoding undecaprenyl-diphosphate phosphatase, which yields MEWLHVVILAVIQGLTEFLPVSSSAHLIFPSEVFGWPDQGLAFDVAMHVGSLLAVMIYFRHKIVDMTGAWFGSVLQRQHTRDSHLAWAVIWGTVPAGLAGLAFSGFIETELRSITVIATTTLIFGILLGIADRKGDSGISELTWKTIAVIAVAQAIALIPGTSRSGITMTAALLMGVNRKTAAEFSFLLSIPLIIAAGGLMSLELVESGVVVEWFKIAAATAISAITAYICIHYFLKLIDSLGFMPFVVYRLFLAAGLFWLVFV from the coding sequence ATGGAATGGTTACATGTTGTTATTCTGGCCGTTATTCAAGGGCTGACTGAGTTTTTGCCGGTATCTAGCTCGGCGCACCTTATCTTCCCGTCGGAGGTATTTGGCTGGCCTGACCAGGGGCTTGCCTTTGATGTGGCGATGCACGTAGGTTCACTGTTGGCGGTGATGATTTACTTTCGCCATAAAATTGTTGATATGACTGGAGCTTGGTTCGGCAGTGTATTGCAGCGCCAACATACACGGGATAGCCATCTCGCTTGGGCTGTTATCTGGGGGACGGTGCCTGCAGGCCTTGCCGGACTTGCTTTCAGTGGCTTTATCGAGACTGAGCTGCGCTCCATTACTGTCATTGCGACGACAACCCTAATTTTCGGTATTTTGCTTGGGATTGCTGATCGTAAAGGTGACAGTGGTATCTCAGAGTTGACCTGGAAAACCATTGCCGTTATTGCCGTCGCCCAAGCTATTGCTTTGATACCCGGCACTTCTCGCTCTGGTATTACGATGACGGCGGCACTGCTGATGGGCGTTAACCGCAAGACGGCGGCAGAGTTTTCCTTTTTACTGTCTATCCCGCTAATTATTGCGGCAGGCGGTTTGATGAGCCTAGAGCTCGTAGAGAGTGGTGTGGTTGTTGAGTGGTTTAAGATTGCGGCGGCTACAGCTATTTCAGCAATCACAGCTTATATATGCATTCATTATTTCCTCAAGCTGATCGACAGCCTCGGCTTTATGCCGTTCGTGGTCTATCGCCTGTTCCTCGCAGCTGGATTATTCTGGCTGGTATTCGTGTAA
- the tsaB gene encoding tRNA (adenosine(37)-N6)-threonylcarbamoyltransferase complex dimerization subunit type 1 TsaB, with amino-acid sequence MSKILALDTAADACSVALWLDGEIVSDHRLLPREHTKMMLLMIEQLLADHGVKMSDLDGIAYGRGPGSFTGLRICGGIVQGLAFGAGLPVVAVSSLAALAYPYIDEQRAVIACVDARMGELYTGVFGAKGQDLISLSDELLIKPEQMKTSMLYAGVEVSDWQGVGSGWGYREHFGDMKELELMVDSEALPTAAAVVALAMKDFELGQTVTAADVSPIYLRDSVAWQKTT; translated from the coding sequence ATGAGTAAAATCCTTGCCCTTGATACCGCTGCCGACGCATGTTCCGTAGCGCTTTGGCTTGACGGGGAGATCGTCAGTGACCATCGCTTGTTACCGCGTGAGCATACTAAGATGATGCTCTTAATGATTGAGCAGTTGTTAGCGGATCATGGCGTGAAGATGTCTGATCTAGATGGCATCGCTTATGGCCGTGGCCCCGGATCATTTACCGGCCTGCGTATTTGCGGTGGTATTGTTCAGGGCTTGGCCTTTGGTGCCGGTTTACCTGTGGTCGCGGTATCCTCGTTGGCGGCTTTGGCTTACCCCTATATTGACGAACAGCGTGCAGTCATTGCCTGTGTCGATGCCCGTATGGGGGAGCTGTACACCGGGGTGTTCGGCGCAAAAGGACAAGACTTAATTAGCCTGAGTGATGAGTTGTTGATCAAGCCTGAGCAGATGAAGACTTCAATGCTTTATGCTGGCGTAGAGGTCAGCGATTGGCAGGGCGTTGGCAGCGGCTGGGGTTATCGAGAACACTTTGGTGATATGAAAGAACTTGAGTTGATGGTTGATAGCGAAGCGCTGCCGACAGCGGCGGCTGTTGTCGCATTGGCGATGAAAGACTTTGAGCTTGGTCAGACCGTGACCGCTGCAGACGTGAGTCCCATATATTTACGCGATTCAGTCGCTTGGCAAAAAACCACTTAA
- a CDS encoding ATP-dependent DNA helicase, translating into MSAKLFSAEGLIASRWPPFIYRCDQQELAGEVDALFKKGGVLLAEAPTGTGKTFAYLTSVLQAEQPSIISTSSHALQQQLVQRDIPQLAKILGRSCKVVELLGITNYYCPKQGGAASGEGGARQLRRRAEALHHYWLQQGEPVIPWRTLASDAGIESAQLYAHVTVSQGDCTAEKCPWYERCPYFRQRHQLTTADIAVVNHALFYSTMAPLSQSIRGRFTQVVFDEAHRLEQLAIDRSTTIFDRADLERVLAPLQRWVQGEEDGAELGQLIRRCRKLLQLLELRLQRLQPESSGDWPELCLREPRLMAVWQPWRRSFRLLLAYMRLWGLRSGRFLQAEKTLLRYQHSLSPLQPGALLWYQRRQGRLSIHSVYLQQADAITNLPQTSLFISSSLSVDGDFSAFSDTLRLEKYDFYCSQLAPGEDLRARYYLPASLPAPGMQGHIEALMTDVLPLLRHNQGRALLLFSSLDNRKIAEGWLRQYADDFNLCVASRGAISQAVAQFSRRANSLLLATGLWDGLDIPGANLSLVIIDKIPFSSPDDFRVQARSKMLNMQGRDPFVEWQLPQAILRLRQGVGRLIRADNDGGVVVIGDSRLHYQGYRQQIMAALPQYPMTSDRQVALSFIESRPSFNVATVS; encoded by the coding sequence ATGTCTGCGAAGCTATTCTCAGCCGAAGGCCTCATCGCTAGTCGTTGGCCTCCGTTTATCTATCGGTGTGATCAGCAGGAGCTAGCGGGAGAGGTTGATGCGCTCTTTAAAAAGGGGGGCGTGTTGCTTGCTGAGGCACCAACGGGTACGGGTAAAACCTTTGCTTATTTGACCAGTGTGCTGCAGGCAGAGCAACCATCGATAATATCGACTTCGAGTCACGCTTTGCAGCAGCAACTGGTGCAGCGAGATATTCCACAGTTAGCGAAGATTTTGGGGCGCAGTTGCAAAGTTGTCGAGCTACTGGGTATCACCAACTACTATTGCCCAAAGCAGGGTGGGGCAGCTTCTGGCGAGGGAGGGGCGCGGCAGCTGCGGCGTCGAGCAGAGGCGCTGCATCATTATTGGTTGCAGCAAGGAGAGCCGGTGATCCCATGGCGTACACTTGCCAGTGATGCGGGGATTGAGTCGGCTCAGTTGTATGCCCATGTGACGGTATCGCAAGGGGATTGCACGGCAGAAAAGTGTCCCTGGTATGAGCGATGCCCCTATTTTCGTCAGCGTCATCAATTGACGACAGCAGATATCGCTGTGGTCAACCACGCACTATTCTATAGCACGATGGCCCCGCTATCACAGAGTATACGCGGCCGCTTTACGCAAGTTGTCTTCGATGAGGCGCATCGGCTTGAGCAGCTGGCGATCGATCGTTCGACGACTATTTTTGATCGAGCCGATTTAGAGCGAGTGCTGGCGCCGTTGCAGCGCTGGGTGCAGGGCGAGGAGGATGGCGCTGAGCTTGGCCAACTCATTCGTCGTTGTCGGAAGTTATTGCAGTTGCTAGAGCTGCGTTTGCAGCGACTGCAGCCGGAATCGTCGGGTGATTGGCCAGAGCTATGCCTAAGGGAGCCGCGTTTGATGGCGGTGTGGCAGCCGTGGCGTCGCAGCTTTAGGTTGCTGCTTGCCTATATGCGACTGTGGGGGTTGCGGAGTGGGCGCTTTTTGCAAGCGGAAAAGACATTATTACGTTATCAGCACAGCCTGTCTCCACTGCAGCCTGGGGCCCTGTTATGGTATCAGCGACGTCAAGGGCGCCTGAGTATTCACAGCGTGTATTTGCAGCAGGCCGATGCCATCACCAACCTACCGCAAACCTCACTGTTTATTTCGTCTAGTCTCAGTGTTGACGGTGACTTCTCTGCTTTTTCAGATACCCTAAGGCTAGAAAAATATGACTTTTATTGCAGCCAGCTTGCGCCAGGTGAGGACTTGCGAGCACGTTATTACTTGCCTGCATCGCTGCCTGCGCCGGGCATGCAAGGGCATATTGAGGCGTTGATGACGGATGTCTTACCCTTGTTGCGGCATAATCAAGGCAGGGCGCTGTTGCTTTTTAGTAGTCTCGATAACCGCAAGATCGCTGAGGGCTGGCTGCGTCAGTATGCCGATGACTTCAACCTATGTGTGGCTTCACGTGGGGCAATATCGCAGGCGGTTGCGCAATTTAGTCGTCGAGCTAACAGTTTATTGTTAGCCACGGGGCTGTGGGATGGCCTAGATATTCCAGGGGCTAACCTAAGTTTGGTCATTATCGATAAAATTCCCTTTTCGTCACCCGATGATTTTCGTGTGCAAGCGCGCTCTAAGATGTTGAATATGCAAGGGCGTGATCCCTTTGTGGAGTGGCAGCTTCCGCAGGCAATATTGCGTCTGAGGCAGGGGGTAGGGCGGTTGATTCGGGCTGATAATGATGGCGGTGTTGTGGTTATAGGTGATAGTCGATTGCATTACCAGGGGTATAGGCAGCAAATTATGGCGGCTCTGCCACAATATCCGATGACAAGTGATCGACAGGTGGCGTTAAGCTTTATAGAATCACGGCCTAGCTTTAATGTCGCCACTGTAAGTTAG
- the mobA gene encoding molybdenum cofactor guanylyltransferase MobA yields MTKAKPNSNIRPQSRLPSGIILAGGQSSRFGGSDKGLIEWQGQAMIEHVITRIGPQLDKLAISVRHNADSYKHLKLPCLIDEQQESQGPLAGIARALADEHELMHEQEFLLVVPCDTPQLPCDLVKRLMAAAQQHHRDLCYAHDGERGHFLCCLIHRRALAPLQAYIKSGKRSMYRLIEQLNSEAVDFSDQARAFININDAQELATLANTGSEQKNN; encoded by the coding sequence ATGACGAAAGCGAAACCTAACAGCAATATTCGCCCACAATCACGCTTACCCAGCGGCATCATCTTAGCCGGTGGGCAAAGCAGTCGATTCGGCGGCAGCGATAAAGGACTGATAGAGTGGCAGGGCCAAGCAATGATAGAGCATGTCATCACACGCATTGGACCACAGCTGGATAAACTCGCGATTAGCGTCCGCCATAACGCCGATAGCTACAAGCACCTGAAGCTCCCTTGTCTTATTGACGAGCAACAGGAATCACAGGGGCCTTTGGCTGGCATCGCCCGCGCACTAGCGGATGAACACGAGCTCATGCATGAGCAGGAGTTTTTACTTGTTGTGCCCTGCGACACACCACAACTCCCCTGCGACTTAGTAAAGCGACTAATGGCCGCCGCACAACAACACCACCGTGACCTCTGCTACGCACACGATGGCGAGCGAGGCCACTTTCTCTGCTGCCTCATTCATCGCCGCGCTCTTGCGCCATTACAGGCTTACATTAAAAGCGGCAAACGCTCGATGTATCGACTAATCGAGCAGCTCAACAGTGAGGCCGTCGACTTTAGCGATCAAGCCAGAGCGTTTATCAATATTAACGACGCGCAAGAGCTCGCCACTCTAGCTAACACTGGCTCTGAGCAGAAGAATAACTAG